From Myxocyprinus asiaticus isolate MX2 ecotype Aquarium Trade chromosome 25, UBuf_Myxa_2, whole genome shotgun sequence, one genomic window encodes:
- the LOC127416103 gene encoding breast cancer metastasis-suppressor 1-like protein-A, translating into MMPVHPRDRKDNNHGEMDVDYPEQVASSSDEEDSLISSASVDGDTSDMDDEDCERRRMECLDEMTNLEKQFTDLKDHLYKERLSQMDLKLQEVIAGSAPEYLEPLATLQENMQIRTKVAGVYRELCLESVRNKYDCEMQAASQHWESEKLLLFDTVQSELEEKIRRLEEDRHSIDITSELWNDGLQSRKNKKKDPLSPGKKKKPAVVSGPYIVYMLQDLDILEDWTAIRKAMASMAPHRVKVDVPLKSEKHHHVARSEDGRLFYDNKWYSRGQAISINRKDDYPTSAIITTINHDEVWYKRLDGSKSKLYISQLQKGKYTIQHS; encoded by the exons ATGATGCCAGTGCATCCACGCGATAGAAAAGATAATAATCACGGAGAAATGGATGTGGACTATCCAGAGCAGGTGGCGAGCAGTTCAGATGAAGAGGACTCTTTGATCTCGTCCGCCTCTGTGGATGGAGACACTTCAG ACATGGATGATGAAGACTGTGAAAGAAGGCGAATGGAGTGTTTAGATGAGATGACAAATCTTGAGAAGCAGTTCACAGACCTCAAGGATCA TTTGTATAAAGAGAGGCTCAGCCAGATGGATCTTAAATTGCAAGAAGTCATAGCTGGCAGTGCTCCAGAATACCTCGAACCCTTGGCCACCCTACAGGAGAACATGCAGATCCGAACCAAAGTCGCAG GTGTCTATCGTGAGCTCTGTTTGGAATCTGTCAGAAACAAATATGACTGTGAGATGCAAGCAGCAAGCCAGCATTGGGAG AGTGAGAAGCTCCTACTTTTTGACACTGTACAAAGTGAACTGGAGGAGAAAATCAGGCGATTGGAGGAGGACAGACACAGTATAGACATAACTTCAG AACTGTGGAATGATGGTCTGCAGTCtaggaaaaataaaaagaaggatCCCCTCAGTCCTGGAAAGAAGAAAAAACCTGCTGTTGTGTCTG GACCATACATTGTTTACATGTTGCAAGACCTGGATATACTTGAAGACTGGACTGCCATAAgaaag GCTATGGCTTCAATGGCTCCCCACAGAGTAAAAGTTGATG TTCCTCTGAAATCTGAGAAACACCATCATGTTGCCCGGTCAGAGGATGGACGTCTGTTCTATGACAACAAATGGTACAGCCGAGGTCAGGCCATATCCATAAACAGGAAGGACGATTACCccaccag TGCCATAATAACAACTATTAACCACGATGAAGTTTGGTACAAACGTCTGGACGGCAGCAAATCAAAGCTTTACATTTCTCAGCTCCAGAAAGGCAAATACACTATACAGCATTCATAA
- the LOC127416107 gene encoding NF-kappa-B inhibitor alpha-like: MDVHSAAMSNYMDCDFDEMDSKNRKMQHCEDRVDSGVDSLKEDEYRKIVEELEKLPMPSHSVNIAGTHEHWKQEVTEDGDTYLHLSIIHEAEDYAIQIIKRCQNDSFLNKQNNQRQTALHLAVITELPHMVERLLKAGCDPHLVDQNGNTALHIACKRGSLACFSVLTQNQTQHLRSILNFPNYSGYTCLHIAAIQNYLSMVEKLVELGADINAKEQCSGRTSLHLAVDLQNLNLVHTLIALGADVNSLTYGGYTPYHLTFGRQNSEIQRQLYDRTAQELRPMPESESEESDEELLSDEDCIYDDIQFCGR, encoded by the exons ATGGATGTACACAGTGCAGCCATGAGTAACTATATGgattgtgattttgatgaaatggATTCGAAAAACAGGAAAATGCAACATTGCGAGGATCGCGTCGATAGCGGCGTGGATTCGTTAAAAGAGGACGAGTACAGAAAAATTGTGGAGGAGTTGGAGAAGTTGCCAATGCCGTCTCACAGTGTAAATATAGCCGGGACCCACGAACATTGGAAACAAGAAGTCACAGAGGACGGAGACAc GTATCTTCACCTTTCCATCATTCACGAGGCGGAGGATTATGCCATCCAGATCATCAAACggtgccaaaatgactcgttcttgAACAAACAGAACAACCAAAGACAG ACTGCACTCCACCTTGCCGTGATCACAGAACTGCCACACATGGTGGAGAGACTCCTAAAGGCTGGCTGTGACCCCCACCTGGTCGATCAAAATGGAAACACTGCTCTTCACATCGCCTGCAAAAGAGGATCACTAGCTTGCTTCTCAGTGCTCACTCAGAATCAAACCCAGCATCTACGGTCCATCCTCAACTTCCCAAACTACAGCG GGTACACTTGTCTCCACATAGCAGCCATTCAGAATTATCTCTCAATGGTGGAGAAGCTGGTAGAGCTTGGAGCAGACATTAACGCTAAG GAGCAGTGTAGTGGTCGTACTTCACTCCATTTGGCAGTGGACCTACAGAACTTGAATCTGGTGCACACACTCATCGCTCTGGGAGCCGACGTCAATAGTCTCACCTATGGCGGCTACACGCCATACCACCTGACCTTTGGCCGACAGAACAGTGAGATCCAGAGGCAGCTTTATGATCGAACGGCCCAAGAGCTCAGACCAATGCCAGAGAGTGAGTCGGAGGAGAGTGATGAGGAGCTTCTCTCTGATGAGGATTGT ATTTATGATGACATTCAATTCTGTGGGCGATAG